One part of the Ornithodoros turicata isolate Travis chromosome 2, ASM3712646v1, whole genome shotgun sequence genome encodes these proteins:
- the LOC135384428 gene encoding uncharacterized protein LOC135384428: protein MGDGKIGSAAVDVLRSFAASLAMNRMIIYQKRVKGLLWSLDQIGDSSPTGLRYLLTVAAVWLYLIIRVAVDVSEVLTEDGFKAYINKQLLLQSVDPSWKVVVYVLAVADIVVQRLVLSGTTSFLMLFMCQLSWIAVYKARSFDSAFAAEFNRVGQHGHIMKTDRLRWYRLQHADLCLAIQDMDDIFSPLLFLWHSMLVLGSCAEATHFLQLNVSEEFDFAVPAQWPLWIQQLEDFSYASGLFAASEEVKVRTLLYCMGQQARVVLNSLTSDEKVLKTFEPVKSTFTDHFVHPVNELYESSKFHKRVQLPGETVDCFYSTLQNMRCAMCQQRCCSINVPLDARLSDQLCRNPELTLAEVLVQARQQEDADKERANQGQPQAVNIDSARTRRKKKQTKPQDNGGEHEDKATCSFCGREPHARSVCPAKAALCRLCHKRGHFAIVCRARRSKNLNSIQLFAISASRKKGKFVEVFVDGIPLLFKVDSGAEVTVIPSTFGCILEQLQAPDGDLVEPRNHSLRTDGTFTATLAWKEKVVTQKIYVVEGLETPLLGFPAIEALGVVKFVDQVGSFKRKSGRAVLHVPVTESAQKAATPSVHDTERGPSRSSDIFKGLGTLKEEYTIRLQPNAVPFSLSVPRRIPIPLRDVVKTELQKLEAQGVIRRVTRPTPWCAGLVVVPKTSGGYRLCVDLTKLNEVVQRERHIIPTVEQALGLLGEAKVFSKLDATSGFHQVKLAPESQELTTFITPFGRYCYQRLPFGITSAPEFFQRVMAQVLEGQEGVVNMIDDVLVFGKDRKEHDRRFESVLSRLRNAGLSLNSGKCVFGKSSVKFLGVVVDERGISPDPDKVEAIVIMKPPESVAGVRRLLGMANHIGRFLPNRSQVTAPIRALLNKNSIWVWGDQQQQAFDKLKQMLVYDRCLARYNPAYPTTVSADASSVGIGGVLLQDQPNGERRPVAFASRSFTETEQRYGQIGKEALAMTWAIIRFEEFLRGLKFTVETDHQPLITLMGKADLDLMLPRIQRFRIKLMRFQFMVVYVPGRLLATADTLSRAPDPRTTMNDREAHGVELYVAGIVESIPEDTCVSTTELKRCQALDSECVLLSRYCKQGWPKQNKLPPQVQEYRKYLGELSVCNDLLMRGNCIVVPTSLREKILQVLHEGGIKALNDARHEQGRASGGLLWGSTLQDLFGRLQMSMDIFYLSSTFALVSYSTSTVCEASDRSLPTAATLTNADEAPISDPYFTGQSLLLLSQMAVQGVSLTAWKFYDMNRAALVTTGGAVATYVVVVIQMAPSLLKAKAE from the exons ATGGGTGACGGAAAGATTGGGAGCGCTGCCGTAGACGTCCTTCGGAGCTTCGCTGCCTCACTCGCAATGAATCGCATGATCATCTACCAAAAACGCGTAAAGGGTCTTCTCTGGTCACTCGATCAGATTGGTGACAGCAGTCCTACTGGGTTGCGATATCTCCTGACTGTGGCAGCTGTTTGGCTTTACCTCATTATTCGAGTGGCCGTCGACGTTAGCGAGGTATTGACTGAAGACGGCTTCAAAGCTTATATCAACAAGCAGCTGCTGCTACAGTCCGTTGACCCGTCCTGGAAGGTTGTAGTCTACGTTCTGGCAGTAGCGGACATTGTTGTCCAGCGGCTGGTCCTTTCGGGGACGACGTCGTTCTTAATGCTGTTCATGTGTCAGTTGTCGTGGATCGCAGTGTACAAGGCGAGGTCGTTCGACAGCGCTTTCGCTGCTGAATTTAATAGAGTTGGCCAGCATGGACACATCATGAAGACTGATCGATTGCGTTGGTACCGTCTTCAGCATGCTGATCTCTGTCTAGCGATTCAAGACATGGACGACATATTCTCGCCGTTGCTGTTCCTGTGGCATTCGATGCTGGTACTGGGATCTTGCGCGGAAGCGACACATTTTCTGCAGCTCAACGTGTCCGAG GAATTTGACTTTGCGGTCCCGGCACAGTGGCCCCTATGGATACAGCAGCTCGAAGATTTTTCGTACGCGTCGGGTCTCTTCGCTGCGTCAGAAGAAGTAAAAGTTCGGACGCTACTGTACTGCATGGGACAGCAGGCGCGAGTAGTGCTGAACTCGCTTACTTCGGACGAAAAAGTGCTCAAGACTTTTGAGCCTGTCAAGTCAACGTTTACAGACCATTTCGTTCATCCTGTAAACGAACTATACGAGAGCTCAAAATTCCACAAACGTGTCCAACTTCCCGGTGAGACGGTGGACTGCTTCTACTCGACATTGCAGAACATG cgatgtgccatgtgccagcagcgatgctgcagcataaatgtacccttagaCGCTCGTTTATCGGACCAGCTGTGCCGTAACCCAGAGTTGACGTTGGCGGAGGTTCTTGTCCAAGCACGCCAACAAGAAGATGCTGACAAGGAAAGGGCAAACCAAGGTCAACCTCAAGCTGTCAACATCGACTCCGCAAGAACGAggaggaaaaagaaacaaaccaaGCCACAAGATAACGGAGGGGAACACGAAGATAAGGCTACATGTTCCTTTTGCGGCCGTGAACCACATGCGCGCTCAGTGTGCCCGGCTAAGGCGGCGTTGTGTCGATTGTGCCACAAGCGCGGACATTTTGCCATCGTATGCAGAGCCAGAAGAAGCAAAAACCTAAACAGCATCCAGCTATTCGCCATCAGCGCGTCCCGTAAAAAGGGGAAATTCGTGGAAGTCTTTGTGGACGGTATCCCCTTGCTGTTTAAAGTGGACTCTGGAGCCGAAGTAACTGTTATTCCGAGTACTTTCGGCTGTATTCTCGAGCAGTTGCAGGCACCCGACGGTGATTTAGTAGAGCCAAGAAATCACTCCCTACGCACAGACGGAACGTTTACAGCGACATTGGCATGGAAAGAGAAGGTGGTGACCCAGAAGATATACGTCGTCGAAGGTTTGGAGACTCCTCTTCTGGGATTCCCTGCTATCGAGGCCTTAGGTGTGGTAAAGTTCGTCGACCAGGTGGGAagcttcaagaggaagtcaggACGTGCCGTCTTACATGTGCCAGTAACGGAAAGTGCGCAAAAGGCGGCCACGCCTTCTGTTCATGATACCGAACGTGGACCATCCCGGTCGTCGGACATCTTCAAGGGTCTGGGAACACTAAAAGAAGAGTACACCATCAGGTTGCAACCAAACGCAGTGCCATTTTCGTTGAGTGTGCCCAGACGGATTCCTATCCCCCTCAGAGACGTGGTTAAAACGGAACTGCAAAAGCTGGAAGCGCAGGGGGTCATTCGCCGGGTTACACGCCCTACGCCGTGGTGTGCTGGATTAGTGGTCGTGCCGAAGACATCGGGAGGCTACCGACTTTGTGTGGACTTGACCAAACTTAATGAAGTGGTGCAGAGGGAACGTCACATTATCCCTACGGTGGAGCAAGCACTAGGTCTTCTGGGCGAAGCTAAGGTCTTCTCGAAGTTAGATGCAACCTCTGGCTTCCACCAGGTCAAGTTGGCTCCTGAGAGCCAGGAACTTACAACATTCATCACTCCCTTCGGTCGCTACTGCTACCAGCGCTTGCCGTTTGGAATCACATCCGCACCGGAATTTTTTCAACGGGTGATGGCTCAAGTATTGGAGGGCCAAGAAGGGGTCGTCAATATGATAGACGATGTTTTAGTGTTCGGCAAGGACAGGAAGGAACACGACCGTCGCTTTGAGTCTGTTCTCAGTCGCCTGAGGAACGCCGGTTTAAGTTTGAACTCCGGGAAGTGTGTATTTGGTAAGAGCAGTGTCAAATTCCTGGGCGTTGTGGTCGACGAGAGAGGAATTTCGCCGGACCCCGACAAAGTTGAAGCCATCGTGATCATGAAACCGCCGGAGAGCGTAGCAGGTGTCAGACGATTGCTTGGAATGGCGAATCACATCGGAAGGTTTTTACCAAATCGCTCTCAGGTGACTGCACCCATTCGTGCATTATTGAACAAAAACAGCATCTGGGTCTGGGGAGATCAACAGCAACAGGCCTTTGACAAGCTGAAACAGATGCTGGTATACGACCGATGTTTGGCCAGATACAACCCTGCTTACCCTACGACAGTGTCAGCGGATGCCAGTTCCGTTGGAATAGGTGGagttcttctacaggaccagCCCAACGGTGAGCGACGTCCAGTTGCGTTCGCTTCAAGATCATTTACGGAAACCGAACAACGGTACGGACAGATTGGGAAGGAAGCTCTGGCCATGACATGGGCTATCATACGATTTGAAGAATTCTTGCGAGGATTAAAATTCACCGTAGAGACAGATCATCAGCCGTTGATAACACTGATGGGTAAAGCCGACCTGGACCTTATGCTTCCTCGCATACAGCGTTTTCGTATCAAGTTGATGCGATTTCAGTTTATGGTGGTCTATGTTCCAGGACGACTGCTTGCAACGGCTGACACGCTTTCTCGTGCACCTGATCCAAGAACAACCATGAATGATCGTGAGGCACATGGGGTTGAACTCTATGTGGCGGGCATCGTGGAAAGCATTCCAGAGGATACGTGCGTGAGCACAACGGAACTAAAACGATGCCAGGCTTTGGACAGTGAATGCGTTCTGCTGTCAAGATATTGTAAGCAAGGTTGGCCAAAGCAAAACAAACTTCCACCGCAGGTACAGGAGTACCGCAAGTACCTGGGAGAGCTTTCAGTATGTAATGACTTGCTGATGCGAGGTAACTGCATCGTAGTCCCAACATCGCTTCGTGAGAAGATTCTCCAAGTCCTGCATGAGGGGGGCATCAAGGCATTAAACGATGCAAGGCACGAGCAAGGGAGAGCGTCTGGTGGCCTTCTCTGGGGAAGCACATTGCAA GACCTTTTTGGGAGACTGCAGATGTCCATGGACATCTTTTACTTGTCGTCGACGTTCGCCTTAGTGTCCTACTCCACATCGACGGTGTGCGAGGCATCCGACCGTTCGCTTCCGACTGCAGCAACCCTCACGAATGCGGACGAGGCTCCCATAAGCGACCCGTACTTCACCGGGCAGAGTCTTCTCCTCCTGTCGCAGATGGCAGTCCAAGGTGTCTCGCTGACTGCGTGGAAGTTTTATGACATGAACCGAGCCGCTCTGGTGACGACAGGAGGAGCGGTGGCCACCTATGTTGTGGTCGTCATACAAATGGCTCCGAGTCTTCTCAAGGCCAAAGCAGAATAA